Proteins encoded together in one Gammaproteobacteria bacterium window:
- the rplS gene encoding 50S ribosomal protein L19, producing MSNIIHQLEAEQMQGKEIPKFQSGDTLIVQVKVKEGERVRLQAYEGIVIAKRNRGLNSAFTVRKMSHGVSVERVFQTYSPLIESIEVKRRGAVRRAKLYYLRNLTGRKARIKEKV from the coding sequence ATGAGTAACATTATTCATCAACTTGAAGCCGAGCAAATGCAAGGTAAAGAAATTCCAAAGTTTCAATCTGGAGATACCTTGATTGTGCAGGTAAAAGTAAAGGAAGGTGAGCGTGTGCGCTTACAGGCGTATGAAGGTATAGTGATTGCGAAACGTAATCGCGGGCTTAACTCAGCATTTACTGTTAGAAAAATGTCTCACGGTGTGAGTGTTGAGCGGGTATTTCAAACATATAGCCCATTAATCGAATCCATTGAAGTAAAACGTCGTGGTGCCGTTAGAAGAGCTAAGCTTTATTACCTACGCAACTTAACCGGTCGAAAAGCGCGTATCAAAGAAAAGGTGTAA
- a CDS encoding alpha/beta fold hydrolase translates to MDKLKNKLLLQPSGLNSHFLGEGLAFDAYIQLMQDVIKKSRIDLTSQNALQIINANSPFSRTPKDQPVKNGVLLIHGLFDSPYYVHDLGEYFLDKNFLVQSILLPGHGTVPGDLLDIGYREWVKAVQYGVATLEQQVENIYLVGYSLGGLLSLHHALNNTKTNIKGIILFAPALQPKSQLKYYLAKYYKLFGWINQRAKWFEIQENINYTKYSCFPFNAGFQVCKLLNLVQHALKQRQIEVPLFITISTDDETISDKGIISFFLQQSNPKNKLLLYTNDNHSLKDKRILVKDSHFPQLKIINFSHTCLMISPENVLFGEASHFLDLQHYPNSHNIQKEDLYRGAASKGNLKNYRISRLSYNPDFKNLLENIDDFLSSIN, encoded by the coding sequence ATGGATAAACTTAAAAATAAATTACTGTTACAACCATCAGGATTGAATAGCCATTTCCTGGGAGAGGGCTTAGCTTTTGACGCGTATATTCAACTCATGCAAGATGTAATCAAGAAAAGTCGTATAGATCTAACCAGCCAAAATGCGCTGCAAATTATCAATGCAAACAGTCCTTTTTCTCGCACCCCGAAAGACCAACCCGTAAAAAATGGGGTATTACTCATTCACGGACTTTTCGATTCACCCTATTATGTTCACGATTTAGGGGAATATTTTTTAGATAAGAATTTTTTGGTGCAATCGATCTTATTACCTGGCCATGGAACAGTTCCAGGAGATTTGTTAGATATCGGCTATCGGGAATGGGTGAAGGCGGTTCAATATGGCGTGGCCACACTCGAACAACAGGTTGAAAATATTTATCTTGTGGGTTACTCGTTAGGAGGGCTACTTTCTTTACACCATGCGCTTAATAACACTAAAACAAACATTAAAGGCATAATATTATTCGCGCCTGCTCTGCAACCCAAAAGCCAACTCAAATATTACTTAGCAAAATATTATAAATTGTTTGGCTGGATCAACCAACGCGCCAAATGGTTTGAAATCCAAGAAAACATTAACTATACAAAATACAGTTGCTTTCCATTTAATGCTGGGTTTCAGGTGTGCAAGTTATTAAATCTCGTCCAGCACGCTTTAAAACAGCGGCAAATTGAAGTTCCCTTATTTATTACGATCAGTACAGATGACGAAACTATTTCAGACAAGGGAATTATCTCTTTCTTTCTGCAACAGTCTAACCCGAAGAACAAACTTCTTCTTTACACAAATGACAATCATTCCCTGAAAGATAAACGCATTCTAGTTAAAGACAGTCATTTTCCTCAACTTAAAATTATAAATTTCTCACACACATGTTTAATGATTTCTCCAGAGAATGTTTTATTTGGAGAGGCCAGTCATTTTCTAGATCTGCAACACTATCCAAATTCTCACAATATTCAAAAAGAAGACTTATATCGAGGAGCTGCCTCTAAGGGCAATCTAAAGAATTATCGCATCTCACGCTTGTCGTATAATCCCGACTTCAAAAATTTACTAGAAAATATAGACGATTTCTTATCCAGTATAAATTAG
- a CDS encoding cation:proton antiporter, giving the protein MHDNSILYSIFLIFCGAAALSTVALYTRQSLLVAYMLLGVLLGPSGLGLIADASMVREIGDVGIIFLMFLLGLNLQPQNLLHMFKKTTWIAIISSIVFALTGYIVARLFHFSQIESMIVGGAMMFSSTIIGLKLLPTTILHHQHTGEIMISILLMQDLIAIILLLVIHASTRGLQLIDLGLVSLSLPALILFAFLFERFVLLKLFARFDRVREYMFLLSIAWCLGVSELASMIGLSREIGAFIAGVSIASSPIALYIAESLKPIRDFFLVMFFFAVGASFNLKFFPEVAIPAMILGGSLLLIKPIAFSLLLRSVKETRHVAWEVGMRLGQSSEFSLLIGYLAASLGLINAAASNLIQAATMITFVASSYIIVMKFPTPVAASDRLRRD; this is encoded by the coding sequence ATGCACGATAATTCCATTCTTTATTCCATTTTTTTGATTTTCTGTGGAGCTGCCGCACTCTCTACCGTGGCGTTGTATACGCGTCAGTCACTTTTAGTTGCTTATATGTTGTTAGGGGTTCTATTAGGACCTTCTGGTCTAGGATTGATTGCCGACGCAAGTATGGTGAGAGAAATTGGCGATGTCGGAATAATCTTCTTGATGTTTTTATTAGGGTTAAACCTGCAGCCTCAAAATTTATTACATATGTTCAAGAAAACCACCTGGATAGCCATTATCAGTTCAATTGTTTTTGCTCTTACTGGATATATCGTTGCTCGCCTCTTTCATTTCAGTCAAATTGAATCGATGATCGTAGGTGGGGCTATGATGTTTTCGAGTACCATTATTGGTCTAAAACTTTTGCCCACTACTATTCTGCATCACCAACATACTGGTGAAATCATGATTAGTATTCTGTTGATGCAAGATTTAATCGCAATAATCTTGTTGCTGGTGATACATGCTAGCACGAGGGGATTACAACTCATCGACTTAGGCTTGGTCTCGTTGTCCTTACCTGCTTTAATATTATTTGCATTTTTATTCGAACGTTTTGTGCTATTGAAATTATTTGCACGTTTCGATCGGGTCAGAGAGTATATGTTTTTGCTGTCAATTGCATGGTGTCTTGGTGTGTCAGAATTAGCCAGCATGATCGGTCTTTCACGGGAAATAGGCGCCTTTATTGCAGGTGTGTCAATTGCGTCTAGTCCAATCGCGCTTTATATTGCAGAAAGTTTGAAACCCATTCGAGACTTTTTTCTGGTCATGTTTTTCTTTGCTGTCGGCGCAAGTTTCAACCTGAAGTTCTTCCCTGAAGTGGCTATTCCTGCCATGATTTTGGGTGGTTCATTGCTCTTAATTAAGCCTATTGCCTTTAGCTTGTTGCTGCGATCGGTAAAAGAGACTCGCCATGTTGCATGGGAAGTAGGGATGCGGCTCGGTCAATCGAGTGAATTTTCGCTTTTAATTGGCTACCTGGCAGCAAGTTTAGGTTTGATTAATGCAGCTGCGTCGAATTTGATCCAAGCCGCTACTATGATCACCTTTGTGGCTTCCTCTTACATTATCGTCATGAAGTTCCCTACCCCCGTTGCGGCTAGTGATCGCTTGAGACGAGATTAA
- the prfB gene encoding peptide chain release factor 2 (programmed frameshift), whose amino-acid sequence MIEINHLEAELNDLTERLNALRGYLEFDEKNERLQEITQELEAPDIWQQQDRAQALGKERVKLETVVYTIQKLETSIHEANELIKLTSQEEDLTLLNDLTNDISKIAREIEQLEFHRMFSNPLDTNNAYVEIQSGSGGTEAQDWAEMLLRMYLRWGDKHGLKTELAHVSPGEVAGIKGATVYFEGSYAYGWLRTETGVHRLVRKSPFDSGNRRHTSFASVFVSPEIDDDFEIDINPADLRTDTYRARGAGGQHVNTTDSAIRITHIPSGIVVQCQSDRSQHKNRAQALKQLRSKLYELEIQKKSAEKRTLEENKSDITWGSQIRSYILDDSRIKDLRTGVETTSPQKIQAILDGDLDMFMEASLKEGI is encoded by the exons ATGATTGAAATAAATCATCTAGAAGCCGAATTAAATGATCTCACGGAGCGACTGAACGCTTTACGGGGGTATCTT GAATTCGATGAGAAGAACGAACGCCTGCAAGAAATCACACAAGAACTAGAAGCTCCTGACATCTGGCAACAACAAGATCGCGCCCAGGCATTAGGAAAAGAGCGCGTAAAACTTGAAACTGTGGTCTATACCATTCAAAAACTTGAAACCAGCATCCATGAAGCCAATGAGCTAATCAAACTCACCTCCCAAGAAGAAGACTTAACGCTGCTAAACGATTTAACAAATGATATTAGTAAAATCGCACGGGAAATTGAACAACTTGAGTTTCACCGTATGTTCTCAAATCCACTCGATACAAATAATGCCTATGTCGAAATTCAATCCGGCTCAGGAGGGACTGAAGCGCAAGATTGGGCTGAAATGCTCCTAAGAATGTATTTACGCTGGGGAGATAAACATGGGCTTAAAACAGAGTTAGCCCATGTCTCTCCCGGTGAAGTTGCAGGAATAAAAGGGGCTACTGTCTATTTTGAAGGTAGCTATGCTTATGGATGGCTAAGAACAGAAACCGGTGTGCATCGATTGGTACGTAAATCCCCTTTTGACTCAGGCAATCGACGTCATACTTCATTTGCTTCGGTGTTTGTATCCCCTGAAATTGATGATGATTTTGAAATTGATATAAACCCTGCAGATTTGCGCACCGATACTTATCGTGCCAGGGGCGCAGGCGGACAGCATGTTAACACAACCGATTCAGCGATACGCATTACACATATCCCTTCTGGAATTGTGGTCCAATGTCAAAGCGATCGCTCACAACATAAAAATCGCGCACAAGCCTTGAAGCAGCTACGCTCAAAATTATATGAACTGGAAATACAAAAAAAGTCGGCAGAAAAACGTACTTTAGAAGAAAACAAGTCAGATATTACCTGGGGCAGCCAAATCCGCTCCTATATATTAGATGATTCACGCATTAAAGATCTCCGAACGGGAGTGGAAACTACCAGTCCTCAGAAAATCCAAGCTATCTTAGATGGAGATTTAGACATGTTTATGGAAGCAAGCCTAAAAGAAGGCATTTAA
- the ampD gene encoding 1,6-anhydro-N-acetylmuramyl-L-alanine amidase AmpD, with protein MDKIRINLDTGLLNVADFCLSPNHDLRPEEEIIDLLVIHNISLPPGEFSGDAIEQFFMNTLDFTANPFYIDIRHMKVSAHLLIRRDGRVKQFVPFHLRAWHAGESQFESRARCNDFSIGIELEGADDIPYTSIQYAQLSAIAKQLMKSYPGISFDRIVGHCTIAPHRKTDPGPAFDWGYFFDLVEKEVSA; from the coding sequence ATGGACAAAATACGTATTAATCTTGATACGGGTTTATTGAACGTTGCTGATTTTTGTCTCTCACCCAATCATGATCTGCGTCCAGAAGAAGAAATAATTGATCTTTTAGTTATTCATAATATCAGCTTACCTCCCGGTGAATTTTCGGGAGACGCTATTGAACAATTTTTTATGAATACACTGGACTTCACGGCTAACCCTTTTTATATAGACATCCGCCATATGAAAGTGTCGGCCCATTTACTCATAAGACGTGATGGAAGAGTCAAACAGTTTGTCCCCTTCCATTTGCGAGCATGGCATGCGGGAGAGTCGCAGTTTGAGAGTAGAGCTCGGTGCAACGATTTTTCAATTGGGATTGAGTTGGAGGGGGCAGATGATATACCTTATACTAGTATTCAGTACGCGCAGCTTAGCGCGATTGCAAAACAATTAATGAAAAGCTATCCAGGAATTTCATTTGATCGCATAGTGGGGCATTGTACAATAGCGCCACACCGTAAAACCGATCCTGGCCCTGCTTTTGATTGGGGTTATTTTTTTGATTTAGTAGAAAAGGAAGTTTCAGCATGA
- the glpD gene encoding glycerol-3-phosphate dehydrogenase, translating to MEEDQIYDIAIIGGGINGTGVAVDAATRGLKVLLCEQNDFASGTSSASSKLIHGGLRYLEQYEFRLVSEALNEREALLKNAKHLVKPLNFILPYQKKSRSRFVIRLGLFLYDHLSRHSSLPKTRSILLKKHPAGKYLKKEFKHAFQYSDCWVDDSRLVITNAIAAKQKGADLLTYTECINVKRLHQYWELELKDKKSGATCFKKSRALINAAGPWVEDFLRNKAHVESQYELALVKGSHLIVPKLYVEDFAFILQNDDGRVIFIIPYLSEFTLIGTTDVYLEKIPSKLSISPEEIIYILNVVNHYFEIPLTQANILHSYSGIRPLLKNRADNPSVITRDYALELNGNRSTPPIVSIFGGKLTTYRKLAEKVINLLDPYLNNIRPPSTANSILPGGNYQDDTQLYAALSSQFHWIDEALLSRYLKQYGTRTSDLLGKSKDFNDLGENFGAHLYQREIDYLVSNEWAKTADDILWRRTKLGYYFPQQNLKKLMTYIEKCANSLILK from the coding sequence TTGGAAGAAGATCAAATATACGATATAGCTATTATCGGTGGCGGTATAAATGGTACAGGCGTGGCTGTGGATGCAGCAACACGGGGTTTAAAAGTATTGCTCTGTGAGCAAAATGATTTCGCAAGTGGTACCTCTAGCGCTAGCAGCAAACTCATTCATGGCGGGCTAAGATATCTAGAGCAATATGAATTTAGGTTAGTGAGCGAGGCATTAAACGAACGAGAAGCGCTCCTCAAAAATGCAAAACATCTAGTGAAACCCTTAAACTTTATTTTGCCCTACCAGAAAAAATCACGCTCCCGTTTTGTCATCCGCCTCGGGCTATTTCTGTATGATCATTTATCACGACATTCGTCACTCCCCAAAACAAGATCAATCTTATTAAAAAAGCACCCCGCCGGGAAATATCTTAAAAAAGAATTCAAGCATGCCTTTCAATACTCTGATTGCTGGGTCGATGATTCTCGCCTAGTCATCACCAACGCTATAGCCGCAAAACAAAAAGGGGCTGATCTTCTAACTTATACTGAATGTATAAATGTTAAGCGGTTACACCAATATTGGGAATTAGAGTTAAAAGATAAAAAATCAGGCGCTACCTGCTTCAAAAAATCACGCGCATTAATTAATGCAGCTGGCCCTTGGGTAGAAGATTTTTTGCGCAATAAGGCTCATGTAGAGAGTCAATATGAGTTGGCCCTTGTAAAAGGAAGCCACCTCATTGTGCCTAAACTCTATGTTGAGGATTTTGCTTTCATTCTGCAAAATGATGATGGACGAGTGATTTTTATAATTCCGTATCTCTCTGAGTTCACCTTAATTGGAACGACAGATGTTTATCTAGAAAAAATACCCAGCAAACTAAGCATTTCCCCGGAGGAAATTATCTATATTTTGAATGTGGTAAACCATTATTTTGAGATACCACTGACTCAAGCAAACATTCTGCATAGCTATTCGGGAATTCGCCCACTTTTAAAAAATCGTGCCGACAATCCCTCCGTGATTACCCGTGATTACGCACTAGAATTAAACGGCAATCGCTCCACCCCACCCATTGTGTCAATTTTTGGCGGCAAATTAACGACCTATCGAAAATTAGCTGAAAAAGTGATTAATTTACTCGATCCGTATTTAAATAATATAAGACCTCCCTCCACTGCTAACAGCATTCTACCAGGGGGTAATTATCAAGATGACACACAACTTTATGCCGCCCTGAGCTCACAATTTCATTGGATTGACGAGGCTTTATTGTCGCGATATTTAAAACAATACGGAACTCGTACCAGCGATTTATTAGGTAAAAGCAAGGATTTTAATGACCTCGGTGAAAATTTCGGCGCTCACTTATATCAACGAGAAATTGATTATCTAGTCTCTAACGAATGGGCAAAAACTGCGGATGATATATTATGGCGCAGAACAAAATTAGGGTATTATTTTCCACAGCAAAATCTCAAAAAATTAATGACATATATAGAAAAATGTGCAAATTCTTTGATTTTGAAATGA
- a CDS encoding folate-binding protein YgfZ, whose amino-acid sequence MKITHSLFALENYSIVKISGDNSANFLQGQFTCDVTQVNEHKSSLGALCNPQGRILAVFTLFKRGSEFFCLLSSSLVSHFINHLSKFAAFSKVTLNDITADFFLYGYTGEQNSDWFDAGIPLPNEVRASAELLICHLPGRTPRYLIWSDKAQDSAKITAPEEVNTQRLSWKLVDILSGHATIYPQTIATVTPHMLNLHHLEAVSFSKGCYVGQEIVARTHYLGKSKRHLHHAEINSNVQLDPGELIFAGDQEVGILMDSVVIDSTTFLLIVIQDPMDRMLTLRKHPLIINASPLS is encoded by the coding sequence TTGAAAATCACTCATAGTCTATTCGCACTAGAAAATTACAGCATAGTCAAAATCAGTGGTGATAATTCTGCAAATTTTTTACAAGGTCAATTTACTTGCGACGTTACTCAAGTTAACGAACATAAAAGTTCTTTGGGTGCGCTTTGTAATCCTCAAGGCAGAATTTTAGCCGTATTCACTCTCTTTAAAAGAGGCAGCGAGTTTTTTTGTTTACTGTCTTCCAGTTTAGTTAGCCACTTCATTAACCACTTATCGAAATTTGCAGCATTTTCCAAAGTGACTTTAAACGATATTACTGCTGACTTTTTTCTCTATGGTTATACCGGCGAGCAAAATTCCGATTGGTTCGATGCAGGCATTCCATTACCCAATGAAGTACGTGCTAGTGCTGAATTATTAATTTGCCATCTTCCAGGGCGAACACCTCGATATTTAATTTGGAGTGATAAAGCTCAAGATAGCGCAAAAATAACTGCGCCTGAAGAGGTTAATACTCAGCGTCTATCATGGAAGTTAGTGGATATTCTGTCAGGGCATGCCACTATTTATCCGCAAACAATTGCCACGGTCACACCTCATATGCTTAATCTGCATCATTTAGAAGCAGTAAGTTTTAGCAAGGGGTGTTATGTAGGGCAAGAAATAGTAGCGCGCACTCATTATTTGGGTAAATCAAAACGCCATTTACATCACGCCGAAATTAACAGCAATGTGCAACTAGATCCAGGTGAATTAATATTTGCAGGGGATCAAGAAGTAGGAATCTTGATGGATTCTGTTGTCATAGATAGCACAACTTTTCTTTTGATTGTCATTCAAGATCCAATGGATAGAATGCTCACCCTACGAAAACATCCTCTCATTATCAATGCTAGCCCACTAAGTTAA
- the adk gene encoding adenylate kinase → MKVILLGAPGAGKGTQAQLIAKNLGIPQISTGDMLRTAVKENNPLGITAKKIMDEGNLVSDEIITQLVKDRISKPDCKNGFLFDGFPRTIPQAQAIQSQGIEIDNIIEIDVSDQEIINRLSGRRIHPRSGRVYHLKHNPPQEPGKDDFTGEPLVQRDDDSEETIRKRLKIYHAQTKPLIEFYKVLSSHSESEKPRYSRVSGEDSVERICAQIDKILRLD, encoded by the coding sequence ATGAAGGTAATTTTATTGGGGGCGCCGGGCGCAGGGAAGGGAACCCAGGCGCAATTAATTGCCAAAAACCTAGGTATTCCGCAAATCTCCACGGGAGATATGTTGCGAACTGCTGTAAAAGAAAATAACCCTCTCGGTATCACAGCCAAAAAAATTATGGATGAAGGTAACCTGGTATCAGATGAAATTATTACCCAGTTAGTGAAAGATCGGATTAGCAAGCCGGACTGTAAAAATGGGTTTCTGTTTGATGGTTTCCCCCGAACTATACCGCAGGCACAAGCTATTCAATCTCAAGGAATTGAAATTGATAACATCATTGAAATTGATGTGTCTGATCAAGAAATTATTAATAGATTGTCGGGAAGGAGAATCCACCCACGATCGGGAAGGGTGTATCACCTCAAGCATAATCCGCCGCAGGAGCCTGGGAAAGATGATTTTACAGGGGAGCCTCTTGTTCAACGAGACGATGATAGTGAGGAAACTATTCGTAAAAGATTAAAGATATATCATGCGCAAACGAAGCCTTTAATTGAATTTTATAAAGTCCTTAGCAGCCATTCAGAGAGTGAAAAACCACGTTACTCTAGAGTGTCGGGGGAAGATTCAGTGGAGAGGATATGTGCTCAGATTGATAAAATCTTGAGACTTGATTAA
- the trmD gene encoding tRNA (guanosine(37)-N1)-methyltransferase TrmD, which produces MRLAIISLFPEMFDSLNCGITGRAIMKGQVSLKFWNPRDFVPEAGVGKYRAVDDRPYGGGPGMVMMIQPLRDAIRAAKSEIGGKPRIIHLSPQGKVLTQESINVLAQQQEIVLVTSRYEGVDERLLEEEIDEEWSIGDYVLTGGELPAMVLIDAMIRLMPGVLGHPSSATQDSFMNGLLDCPHYTRPEAFKGKSVPKVLLEGNHQAIASWRLKQALGRTWLRRPELLKTRVLTPTEQQLLNDFIREYEEFRGKTHE; this is translated from the coding sequence ATGCGATTAGCTATCATCAGCTTATTTCCTGAAATGTTTGATTCGCTTAATTGTGGTATCACCGGTCGGGCCATTATGAAGGGCCAAGTTAGCCTTAAATTTTGGAATCCCAGAGACTTTGTTCCTGAAGCGGGCGTGGGTAAATATCGAGCAGTCGATGACCGTCCCTATGGCGGTGGCCCCGGCATGGTAATGATGATTCAACCTTTGCGTGATGCCATTAGAGCAGCTAAAAGTGAGATAGGCGGCAAACCACGCATTATTCATTTGTCCCCTCAGGGGAAGGTGTTGACTCAAGAAAGTATCAATGTCCTGGCTCAGCAACAAGAGATCGTTTTAGTGACGAGTCGTTATGAAGGGGTCGACGAGCGGTTGCTGGAAGAGGAGATTGACGAAGAGTGGTCAATTGGAGATTATGTCTTAACGGGGGGAGAGCTTCCCGCCATGGTATTAATTGATGCGATGATTCGCTTAATGCCGGGCGTACTAGGGCATCCCAGTTCGGCGACTCAAGATTCGTTTATGAATGGACTTTTAGACTGTCCACATTATACTCGCCCAGAAGCGTTTAAGGGAAAATCTGTTCCCAAAGTATTGCTTGAAGGCAATCACCAAGCTATCGCGAGCTGGCGATTGAAGCAAGCCCTAGGCAGAACGTGGTTGCGACGCCCAGAGTTATTGAAAACTCGGGTATTGACACCCACAGAGCAACAATTGTTAAATGATTTTATTCGCGAATATGAAGAATTTAGAGGAAAAACTCATGAGTAA
- the lysS gene encoding lysine--tRNA ligase, whose protein sequence is MLTDTENTGALEENEQIAQRKSKLQNLRQRGGAFRNDFKPQHVALDLHNQYGQLSHDQLESQEINVSLAGRIMTRRNMGKASFVNLQDRTGRIQLYVKKDDLPEEIYEDFKDWDLGDIIGITGTLFKTKTDELTIKAHNLVFLTKTLRPLPDKFHGLNDQELCYRQRYLDIMVNEKSRQTFLIRSKIIEAMREFLCAKDFLEVETPMMHVIPGGAAAKPFKTHHNALDMELYLRIAPELYLKRLVVGGFERVFEINRNFRNEGISTRHNPEFTMIEFYQAYADYNDLMNLTEEMIRFIAQKVLGTTAVTYQGKIYDFGKPFLRMSIQNAILHYNKDISLADITDYDTAMKIARNLDLAIHDDYGLGRIQYEIFEKTVERQLDEPIFITEFPTEVSPLARKNDDNPLITDRFEFFVAGREIANGFSELNDPEDQAARFKEQAEARTAGDEEAMYYDAEYITALEYGLPPTAGEGIGIDRLVMLLTDSPSIRDVILFPLMRS, encoded by the coding sequence ATGTTAACTGATACAGAAAATACAGGTGCTCTTGAAGAAAATGAACAAATTGCACAACGTAAATCAAAACTTCAAAACCTTCGTCAGCGAGGGGGGGCCTTTCGCAATGATTTTAAACCCCAGCATGTTGCCTTGGATCTACACAACCAATATGGCCAACTTTCGCATGATCAGTTAGAAAGCCAAGAGATTAATGTTTCTCTCGCTGGTCGCATAATGACAAGACGAAATATGGGCAAGGCGAGTTTTGTTAACCTTCAAGATCGAACTGGTCGTATACAACTCTATGTGAAGAAAGATGATTTACCAGAAGAAATTTATGAAGATTTCAAAGACTGGGACCTTGGCGATATTATCGGCATTACGGGTACATTATTCAAAACGAAAACGGATGAATTAACAATCAAGGCTCACAATCTTGTTTTTCTTACCAAAACATTACGTCCACTTCCTGATAAATTTCACGGCTTAAATGACCAAGAACTTTGTTATCGTCAACGTTATCTGGACATAATGGTCAATGAAAAAAGTCGACAAACTTTCCTCATACGTTCAAAAATCATCGAAGCAATGCGTGAATTTTTATGCGCTAAAGATTTTCTCGAAGTAGAAACACCCATGATGCACGTTATCCCGGGTGGCGCAGCAGCGAAACCGTTTAAAACGCATCATAACGCCTTAGATATGGAATTATATTTAAGGATTGCTCCTGAATTATATTTAAAAAGATTGGTAGTGGGTGGATTTGAACGCGTGTTTGAGATCAACCGAAATTTTCGTAATGAAGGAATCTCTACTCGGCATAACCCCGAGTTTACGATGATTGAATTTTATCAAGCCTATGCAGATTACAATGATTTAATGAATTTAACCGAAGAAATGATTCGCTTCATCGCTCAAAAAGTATTAGGTACCACCGCGGTGACCTATCAAGGCAAGATCTATGATTTTGGAAAACCTTTTCTACGCATGTCCATTCAAAATGCTATTTTACATTACAATAAGGACATCTCGCTTGCCGACATAACGGATTACGATACCGCCATGAAAATTGCTAGAAACCTTGATCTGGCGATTCATGATGATTATGGGCTAGGCAGAATACAATATGAAATTTTTGAAAAAACAGTAGAACGCCAATTAGACGAACCCATTTTCATTACTGAATTTCCCACGGAAGTTTCACCTCTTGCGCGAAAGAATGATGATAATCCCCTTATCACTGATCGATTCGAATTTTTTGTTGCGGGCCGTGAAATAGCCAATGGATTTTCTGAATTAAATGATCCTGAGGACCAAGCCGCACGCTTCAAAGAACAAGCAGAAGCACGAACTGCGGGTGACGAAGAAGCAATGTATTATGACGCAGAATATATTACTGCTTTAGAATATGGCTTGCCACCTACTGCGGGAGAAGGAATTGGTATTGATAGATTAGTGATGTTACTGACTGATTCACCTTCCATTAGAGATGTCATTTTATTTCCGTTAATGCGATCTTGA
- a CDS encoding methylated-DNA--[protein]-cysteine S-methyltransferase, translated as MSDLSRLDAVLESPIGRLGIRTDKESLLSVLFLPKEERTIAPSSPLALEVQHQLSAYFNNKLTTFDLPLLIEGTSFQQKVLTALQSIAFGKTITYGQLAHGLATGPRAIGNACRRNPIPVIIPCHRVLSQNGIGGYSGATSGDLLTIKGWLLRHEADN; from the coding sequence ATGAGCGATTTATCTCGATTAGATGCTGTTTTAGAGTCTCCAATCGGAAGGCTAGGTATTAGAACCGACAAAGAGTCTTTGCTGTCGGTTCTATTTCTCCCCAAAGAAGAAAGAACTATTGCTCCTTCTTCACCGTTGGCCTTAGAGGTGCAACACCAACTATCCGCCTATTTTAATAATAAATTAACTACTTTTGACTTACCTCTGCTTATTGAAGGCACTTCTTTTCAACAAAAAGTCTTAACCGCGTTGCAAAGTATCGCTTTTGGTAAAACAATTACCTATGGACAGCTGGCTCACGGCTTAGCCACGGGACCTCGTGCTATTGGAAATGCCTGTCGACGCAACCCAATCCCTGTCATAATTCCTTGTCATCGGGTGCTGTCTCAAAATGGGATCGGCGGATATTCTGGTGCTACTTCCGGAGATTTATTAACAATTAAAGGCTGGCTGTTGCGTCACGAGGCAGACAATTGA